The genomic interval GGAAATTTCAAGGCGCAAAGTGTCTCTGGGAGACAGATCTTTTTTGCTGGAGGAATACATGTGTCCTGTTTTCATCAGAATATGATACTCCAGATTCATGGTTTGAGTATATTGAGGCACTGTCAGTGTTTGTGAAACCGGGGTAGTGGTGTTGCCGTAGGCGAGTGATTCCTTGATCAGTTCCAGGGCGGCCATGTGCTGTCCATGGGACGGAATTTGATTTTGATATCGGGTCGTGACACTCAGGGAAGGATCATACCCGCCCATATCCCGTCCGGGTGTCCAACGGCTCAGGTCTCCAGACTCGAAATCATCAATCAGCACCGCCTGGTCCCCTTCCACATGCACCGTGAGGTAGACGGATTTCTGGCGTTGATAAACCTCCTGATTGACCTTGACAGCGAACTCAAAAAAGAAATGTCCTGTCTGGGTAGAATCCGGAGTCCAGGTGAACACGCCATCCCTGAATTCCGGCGGAGTCCCTTGCCTGAGGTTATGACGCAGGGTTAAAAACTCATCCTGATGGTTGCCCAGGGCCTGGAGCAGTTCCTGATGGTTCAGCCGATAATTCAGAACCCCGATTCCTGTTAGGGGATTGAGAATGGTGGGATTGATTTCCACACGGATGGGCATTCCGGGTTTGACCACCAGTTCGTCAGCGGGTAGCGGCATCTGGATGGGCTCATCAGACACATAAATCGGCGGCTGTGGTTTGCCGAACTGCATCGTGAAATGATTGAATTTTACTTCCATGGTGTCCATTTTCTGTAAATCAGAGCAGGACACCATCAGGGTGGTTTCACCTGCCGACGCGGCACCGGGTGCCAGATCCTCAAGGGAGAAGTCCTGTGGTTCTTCTCCGGGATACAGGCGATACGCGTAGATGTCCCCCTTGACACAACGCCGCATGTGAGGAAACACCGGCATGGTGAGGGTCATGTTTCGGGTGGTTTTCAGACCATCGGGTCGAAAAATCATGACGGAATTGTCGCCATTGTGGATCGGGTGATTTCGGTGTCTTCCGGCAGGCTTTCCGGCGAGATGTCCAAGCGGGTGCCATCAGCGAACGCGATGGTTCCGCCTTGTTGTCGGGAAATGGTTTCAGTGGCGATTTCATAAGTTTGTCTATCCGGTTCCGCCACCGCCAGCGTCAATGTCTGGCCGGGCCAGATGGCTCCACCCGGAGTGTGAGCCAACACCTGGAACGTGATGAACCGGGTTTCCTGTTCCTTGAAAGGAACCTGTCCCTGAAAAATGGGGCGGGTGGGGTCGGTCTGATCCGGGACCAGTTCCGTGAGAAAACGGATGGGGGTTTTCCGCTGATCCACTTCCCATAATTCCACTTTGGCGGGAGATCCCTGAATTTCAAGGGAAAACGTGACGGTCATTTCCTGATTGACGGTCAGGAACGTTTCAGAGGCCTGAAGTTTACCCAGCACCAGTGATTGTCTTCCACGCATACGTCCCCTTCATTAAAAATGAATCAACAAACCAATTGGTCTGAGGGATTCATAGCAAAAATATCGCGGGGGACGCAATGGCAAAAATTATCGCTAACAAATTTATCAATGAATCTCCGTCACAATCCTGTTCAGATTCATCACCATCCGGTCAACCACAGACACGGCCATTGTTCCTTTTTGCGAGCTGGCCTGTGCGTCGCCTGCGGTTTGAGCGACTTCATCCAGATGAACATTGATTGTTTTTGTTCCACGGGAAGCCTCCTCCATCCGTTTACTGATTTCATCGTTGGCATAATTTTGGGAAACAATCGCTGTATAGATTTCTCCGGCAATAGCATTCATCTGTTCAATCAACGAACTGACATGCTGAATGGATTCGATGGCAGAATCTGTGTCTTTCTGGATGGTTTTGATTTGCGTTGAAATTTCCTTGGTCGCTTCTGCTGTTTGTGAGGCCAGTGCCTTCACCTCACGGGCAACCACTCCGAATCCCTTTCCAACCTCTCCGGCCCGTGTTGCCTGAATCGTCGCGTTGAGCGCCAGAATATTGGTTTGTTGCGCGATTTTGTGAATCAATTGAATGATTTTACCAATGGCAAGAGAGTTTTTTCCAAGATTGCCGATGATTTTAGATGCTTGTTGAGAAGATTCGACAGCTTCCCCGGAAATGTTATTGCTTCTAATCACCAGGGTTTCACTGGATTTCAGGGACTCTGCCATTTGTTCCACGGAAAAAGCGATAAACTGGATGCTGGATTGAATGTCTTTGGCTTCCAGCATCACCTGTTGCGTTTCAAGAAATGTTTTGGAAGAACCCTGTGCCAATTGTTCGCTCATACCCAGCAAATCCTTGCTGGCATCCCCCAGACGCTGAGAAATGTCGCGAACCTGTTCCTGAAGTCGCCGGTCCCGTTCTTTTCGCTGGCGTTCAAGAGTAATGGTCTGTAACGCAATGGCGGTTCCCAGGAAATTATTTTGATCATCATAAACCGCTGTTGCCTGCAACAGAATCCAATCCTGTCTCAGCGAGACTTCACATTGATAAGGTAATTTTATGGGATCAAGCAAATGAGAGAGCAGTGTTTCATTGTCAAACAACTCCGCAAAAGGCTGTTCTTTATCATTCTTCGGATCAAAATGATCCTGGCAACACATTTTGGATGCTTCAGGGTTCATATAGCTGATTTTACCATCAGGATTCATGAGCACCATGCTGACGGGAGCGTTTTCAACCAGAGCGTTCGTTTGCAACAGCGCGAATTTATGCTTTTCTTCTTCAGTCCGACTCCATTGCTGTCCTGTAATCATCTGGTTCACGCCCAATGATAAACGTGACAACAGAGAGTCTGATAGTTCAGGCGCCCTTATATCCAGATTCCCATTTTCAACTTCTTCAAATGTTTTAAGCAACAGGTTAATATCATTCATCCATTTGAGTGATTGTTCCTTCTCTTTCTGATGCACAGACAAGTCTCGTTCATGAGCGATTTTCAGTTCCTGCTCCATGATACGGATTCCTGTTGCCAGTTGTTCCATCAGCAAATCTTCAAAGGTAGGAATCTCTGTTTCCAGATTCCCTTCCCCCACCTGACGCAGAACCTCCAATAATTGGTTGATATCTTTCTGCAACGCTTTTTGTTTGAGTTGGGTTTCAATGAGCTGAGCTTCACTTTTCATTTTTTCATTTTCGAGATGAACACCGGACTGATTCAGTTCTCTGAGCGCCAATTCTTTTTCCTGCCGGAACAAAATGGCCAGCAAGGTTACAACCAACGGCAATCCGGAGGCACCTGTACTCTGAAATAGCGTGTAATATGCTGAAGAAACATCGACCGAACGTAGCTGTGAAAAATTCAAAATTCCCGAAATTTCTAAAAAATATAAAAAAAGAATGGCAATAGCTGTGATGATCCCCCAGATCACGCCTGATTTATAATTATCCAGCAGAATCACAGCCAGAGGTGTCACACTTAGCCAGCCAATGGCATTGTGTTCAACACCACCCATGGAAAATGCCACCCCCAATAACGTGCAACTTAGTACAAACGCATATAGATGGATTGAGGCTTCTGTTGATCCCAAAACTCGCATCACAACAGGCGACAAAATTGCCAGAACAGCACCCAAAAGCAACACTGTGCCACCAAATTGATTTTTGAATAAAAAACAGATCATGGAATAAACCGGTGCTATCGCCGCAAATATAAGGGTGAATGTCATCAGCATTCGAGCCTTTCGCGCGTCTTCCGGATCATCCAGTTTTTCCTGAGACAGGAGACTGTTTACCCATTCAAGTTTGATCATCATAAGCCGTCCTTCTGGTATGACTGGATTGGAGTGTTTTTAGGGATTGATAATGATTTTGCCGATTTGTTCGTTGGACTCCAGGTATTCAAACGCATCCCTGAATGATTCCAGTTTGAATTTTTTGGCAATGATTGGAACCAGAAGTCCTTGTTCCAGGCCTGTGGCGATGGATTGCACAACTTTTCGCAACTTCTCCAGATCCTGAAACAACGGCATCAAGGTATAGCCTTTAAGGGTCAATTGTTTTTTCATCAGAACACCGGCATGAATATCCATCGGCCGACGGTCAAGCAGACCATAAATAAATATTATTCCATGAGTTGCCGCTGCCGCGATATGATCTTTAACAGTCGGGCCGGCAACAGGATCAAAAATAATTCGGGCACCTTTTCCCTGCGAAATGGCCTTCACCCGCTCTACATAATTGCCATCTTTGATATTTATCACATGCTGGGCTCCGAGCCTGGAAAGAGCTTCCATTTTTGCCGGACTGGTTGTGGTAGCAATTGAAACGCCACCATGCATATTCACAATTTGTATTGCGGCAACTCCGACAGAGCTTGAGGCGGCTGGAATCACAACACAATCACCTTTCTGGATCCGGGCATCTTCAATCAGCGCATCCCAGGCTGTGATATATTGCATCCAGATTCCTCCAGCAATCTCATCATCAATACTGGAGGGGGTGGGCAACAAATGAGATTCAGGGTAAATCCCGTATTCGGCACAACATCCCTGATGACTCGCATTGAAGGACGATGGTAAAATTGCGACACGATCTCCAGGTTTTAAGAATGTGACTTTTGAGCCAACAGCATCGACAATTCCGGCGCCCTCATAGCCAACGCGACTTGGAAATGCAGGCTGAAAAAAATAAAGTCCCTGTCGAAACAGGCTGTCAGCCCGGTTGAGTCCAATGGATGTGATTTTAACACGAACATCCGTTCCCGCTGGATCCGGAAGTGCGTGATCCTCGATCTTCAATACATCCAGACTGCCTTTCTCCTTAAATACCACAACTTTCATGCCGCTCCAGTAGTCAACAAAATTTTAAAAAAACTGAAATTCGAACAAAAGATATGTTTTCATTTCCATTTATCAATAATCTTCCAGAATCACAATGCAACCCTCTTCTAAAAACAACACAATTCACATTTCTACAGTTCAATGTTGCGTTTTCAGGTTAGGCCTTGAAATAATCAGGATAATCTCGTTATGTTTATACAGATCAGAAACAGGCTCTTGCAAGCGGACCTG from SAR324 cluster bacterium carries:
- a CDS encoding zinc-dependent alcohol dehydrogenase family protein codes for the protein MKVVVFKEKGSLDVLKIEDHALPDPAGTDVRVKITSIGLNRADSLFRQGLYFFQPAFPSRVGYEGAGIVDAVGSKVTFLKPGDRVAILPSSFNASHQGCCAEYGIYPESHLLPTPSSIDDEIAGGIWMQYITAWDALIEDARIQKGDCVVIPAASSSVGVAAIQIVNMHGGVSIATTTSPAKMEALSRLGAQHVINIKDGNYVERVKAISQGKGARIIFDPVAGPTVKDHIAAAATHGIIFIYGLLDRRPMDIHAGVLMKKQLTLKGYTLMPLFQDLEKLRKVVQSIATGLEQGLLVPIIAKKFKLESFRDAFEYLESNEQIGKIIINP